The Cryptococcus neoformans var. neoformans B-3501A chromosome 7, whole genome shotgun sequence genome window below encodes:
- a CDS encoding hypothetical protein (Match to ESTs gb|CF188238.1|CF188238, gb|CF188237.1|CF188237; HMMPfam hit to Yippee, Yippee putative zinc-binding protein, score: 178.8, E(): 1.1e-50), protein MGRTYRIYLAGESVLMCRHCGNHLAVSEGIISKQFTGQHGRAILVHTVVNTYSGETEDREMRTGKHTVRDVYCRVCHSTLGWKYDFASEHDQKYKEGKYILEREMITEKPERHDIINGKPHIEEIPVREILA, encoded by the exons ATGGGTCGCACATACAGAATCTATTTGGCAGGAGAGTCTGTACTGATGTGCAGACATTGCGGGAATCATCTAGCCGTTAGTGAAGGTATCATCTCAAAG CAATTCACTGGCCAGCATGGTCGGGCTATCCTAGTCCACACAGT AGTAAACACATACAGCGGTGAGACCGAAGATAGAGAGATGCGCACTGGAAAGCACACCGTGAGAGACGTCTACTGTCGCGTTTGCCATAGCACCCTCGGCTGGAAATAT GATTTTGCCTCTGAACATGATCAGAAATACAAGGAAGGCAAATATATTCTCGAGCGAGAAATGATCACTGAGAAGCCAGAACGCCATGACATTATCAACGGGAAACCGCATATTGAGGAGATACCTGTCCGCGAAATTCTCGCTTAA
- a CDS encoding hypothetical protein (HMMPfam hit to Yippee, Yippee putative zinc-binding protein, score: 185.6, E(): 9.7e-53), whose translation MGRTYRIYLAGESVLMCRHCGNHLAVSEGIISKQFTGQHGRAILVHTVVNAYSGEAEDREMRTGRHTVRDIYCRVCHTTLGWKYDFAFEHDQKYKEGKYILEREMITEKPERRDIISGKPRIEEIPIREILTRV comes from the exons ATGGGTCGCACATACAGAATCTATTTGGCAGGAGAGTCTGTACTGATGTGCAGACATTGCGGGAATCATCTAGCCGTTAGTGAAGGTATCATCTCAAAG CAATTCACTGGCCAGCATGGTCGGGCTATCCTAGTCCACACAGT AGTAAACGCATACAGCGGTGAGGCCGAAGACAGAGAGATGCGCACTGGAAGGCACACGGTGAGAGATATCTACTGCCGGGTGTGCCATACCACTCTTGGCTGGAAATAT GACTTTGCCTTTGAGCATGACCAGAAATATAAGGAAGGCAAATACATTCTCGAGCGAGAGATGATCACTGAGAAGCCAGAGCGTCGTGACATTATCAGCGGGAAGCCCCGTATCGAAGAGATACCGATCCGTGAAATTCTCACTAGAGTTTAA